In Opisthocomus hoazin isolate bOpiHoa1 chromosome 3, bOpiHoa1.hap1, whole genome shotgun sequence, a genomic segment contains:
- the PABPC1 gene encoding polyadenylate-binding protein 1, whose amino-acid sequence MNPSAPSYPMASLYVGDLHPDVTEAMLYEKFSPAGPILSIRVCRDMITRRSLGYAYVNFQQPADAERALDTMNFDVIKGKPVRIMWSQRDPSLRKSGVGNIFIKNLDKSIDNKALYDTFSAFGNILSCKVVCDENGSKGYGFVHFETQEAAERAIEKMNGMLLNDRKVFVGRFKSRKEREAELGARAKEFTNVYIKNFGEDMDDERLKELFGKFGPALSVKVMTDESGKSKGFGFVSFERHEDAQKAVDEMNGKELNGKQIYVGRAQKKVERQTELKRKFEQMKQDRITRYQGVNLYVKNLDDGIDDERLRKEFSPFGTITSAKVMMEGGRSKGFGFVCFSSPEEATKAVTEMNGRIVATKPLYVALAQRKEERQAHLTNQYMQRMASVRAVPNPVINPYQPAPPSGYFMAAIPQTQNRAAYYPTNQLAQLARPSPRWTAQGARPHPFQNMPGAIRPAAPRPPFSTMRPASSQVPRVMSTQRVANTSTQTMGPRPAAAATAATPAVRTVPQYKYAAGVRNPQQHLNTQPQVAMQQPAVHVQGQEPLTASMLASAPPQEQKQMLGERLFPLIQSMHPTLAGKITGMLLEIDNSELLHMLESPESLRSKVDEAVAVLQAHQAKEAAQKAVNNPTGVPSV is encoded by the exons ATGAACCCCAGCGCCCCCAGCTACCCCATGGCCTCCCTCTACGTGGGGGACCTGCACCCCGACGTGACCGAGGCCATGCTCTACGAGAAGTTCAGCCCCGCCGGGCCCATCCTCTCCATCCGCGTCTGCAGGGACATGATCACCCGCCGGTCGCTCGGCTACGCCTACGTCAACTTCCAGCAGCCCGCCGACG CTGAACGAGCTTTGGATACCATGAACTTCGATGTCATTAAAGGCAAACCAGTGCGCATCATGTGGTCTCAGCGCGATCCATCTCTACGCAAAAGCGGTGTAGGAAACATCTTCATCAAAAACTTGGACAAATCAATTGATAACAAAGCTTTGTATGAcacattttctgcttttggaaACATCCTGTCTTGTAAG GTGGTATGTGATGAAAATGGATCCAAGGGTTATGGATTTGTACATTTCGAGACAcaagaagctgcagaaagagcTATTGAAAAAATGAATGGAATGCTGCTTAATGACCGCAAAGT ATTTGTTGGAAGGTTTAAATCCCGCAAGGAACGTGAGGCAGAGCTTGGAGCCAGAGCAAAGGAATTCACCAATGTTTACATCAAGAATTTTGGAGAAGACATGGATGATGAGAGACTTAAGGAACTCTTTGGCAAGTTTG GTCCTGCCCTAAGTGTGAAAGTTATGACTGATGAGAGTGGAAAATCCAAAGGCTTTGGCTTCGTTAGTTTTGAAAGACATGAAGATGCCCAAAAA GCTGTAGATGAGATGAATGGGAAAGAGCTCAATGGGAAACAAATCTATGTTGGCCGGGCTCAGAAAAAGGTGGAAAGACAGACGGAGCTGAAGCGCAAGTTTGAACAAATGAAGCAGGACAGGATCACCAGATACCAG ggtGTAAACCTTTATGTGAAAAATCTTGATGATGGGATTGATGATGAGCGTCTTCGAAAAGAATTCTCCCCATTTGGTACAATCACTAGTGCAAAG GTCATGATGGAAGGTGGCCGCAGCAAAGGATTTGGATTTGTATGCTTTTCATCACCAGAAGAAGCCACCAAAGCTGTCACAGAAATGAATGGTAGAATTGTGGCTACTAAACCATTATATGTAGCTCTAGCCCAGCGTAAAGAAGAGCGCCAAGCTCACCTCACCAACCAGTACATGCAGAGGATGGCAAGTGTCAGAGCAGTACCGAATCCTGTAATCAACCCCTACCAGCCAGCACCTCCTTCAGGTTACTTCATGGCAGCTATCCCACAG ACTCAGAACCGTGCTGCATACTACCCTACTAATCAACTCGCTCAACTTGCTAGACCTAGTCCTCGCTGGACTGCTCAGGGTGCCAGACCTCATC CATTCCAAAACATGCCTGGTGCTATccgcccagcagcacccagaccACCATTTAGTACCATGAGACCAGCTTCTTCACAAGTTCCACGAGTCATGTCAACACAACGTGTTG CTAATACATCAACACAAACGATGGGTCCacgtcctgcagcagcagctactgCAGCCACTCCTGCGGTACGCACAGTACCACAATACAAATACGCTGCAGGTGTTCGTAATCCTCAGCAGCATCTCAATACACAGCCGCAGGTTGCTATGCAGCAG CCCGCTGTCCATGTGCAAGGTCAGGAACCCTTGACTGCTTCCATGCTGGCTTCTGCCCCTCCACAAGAACAAAAGCAGATGTTAG GCGAACGCCTGTTTCCTCTCATTCAAAGCATGCACCCTACTCTGGCGGGTAAGATTACTGGTATGTTGCTGGAGATTGACAACTCTGAACTCCTCCACATGCTCGAGTCTCCTGAGTCTCTTCGTTCGAAG GTTGATGAAGCTGTAGCCGTACTACAAGCCCACCAAGCTAAAGAGGCTGCCCAAAAGGCAGTTAATAATCCCACTGGGGTTCCAAGTGTTTAA